A single region of the Chloroflexota bacterium genome encodes:
- a CDS encoding sigma-70 family RNA polymerase sigma factor encodes MAEEKSDRLLFEAIQYGSPPERKAAEEALHSRYKDVVRRHIRRNVPPPDAVDLEQTVWMEVIQGARKVRLRFESAAPWILGIARKKVAEFYRRPKPPTSSLQEGMASEGRIAEPLEERENILELRMAWRALTPEQRLVVFLADIVGAPLSEVARWVGRSEQAIYEMHRRAKEAIRSLLWDIQQGHEPQSQWLAPSSHTYVVIDLHPALGLGELQFLAEGTGVEPDLLLDSFEFGMALYVERTPEYLEAVDRHFALFHLVLLSREGLEEYLAGTGEGCDAYVFQMTLEDDCLTPDPRYQALKMRAGWRLRPTEGPE; translated from the coding sequence ATGGCTGAAGAAAAGTCCGACCGGCTACTGTTTGAAGCGATTCAATACGGCTCACCGCCTGAGCGCAAGGCGGCCGAGGAGGCCCTCCACAGCAGGTATAAGGATGTGGTGCGTAGGCATATCAGGCGCAACGTGCCCCCACCTGACGCCGTTGACTTGGAGCAAACCGTCTGGATGGAGGTCATCCAAGGGGCCCGCAAGGTCCGACTGCGGTTCGAGAGTGCCGCGCCGTGGATACTGGGGATAGCCCGCAAGAAAGTGGCGGAATTCTATCGCCGTCCAAAACCACCTACCTCGTCGCTCCAAGAGGGCATGGCAAGCGAGGGCCGCATCGCTGAGCCGCTGGAAGAGCGGGAGAATATCCTGGAATTGCGCATGGCTTGGCGAGCCCTCACCCCGGAGCAGCGCTTAGTGGTTTTCCTGGCCGACATCGTGGGAGCCCCCCTCTCCGAGGTGGCGCGATGGGTCGGTCGTTCCGAACAGGCCATCTACGAGATGCACAGACGGGCTAAGGAGGCCATCCGTTCCCTCCTGTGGGATATCCAACAGGGACACGAGCCCCAATCCCAGTGGCTGGCGCCATCCTCCCACACCTACGTAGTCATCGATCTACACCCGGCGCTCGGTCTGGGGGAACTCCAATTTCTGGCTGAAGGCACTGGCGTGGAGCCCGACCTGTTGTTGGATTCTTTCGAGTTTGGGATGGCCCTCTACGTGGAACGGACACCGGAGTATCTGGAGGCAGTAGACCGCCACTTCGCACTTTTTCACCTCGTTCTCCTCTCCCGGGAGGGGCTGGAGGAGTATTTGGCAGGCACGGGCGAAGGTTGTGATGCCTATGTATTCCAGATGACCCTGGAAGACGATTGCCTTACCCCTGACCCCCGTTATCAGGCCCTCAAGATGCGCGCCGGCTGGCGCTTGCGGCCCACCGAGGGGCCCGAGTAA
- a CDS encoding AAA family ATPase, which translates to MPLPYLTYFDLKEEPFSTVPSPRYLFLTPVHATALGKTEFIVEAKKGLTVIFGETGMGKSSLARLLHQKFLDRGFNSVLLTNPNYPTPNALLRTIIQEFRLPRTARAYKDNLDLFKAYLYDQALEKRKTIVLILDEAQSLRFPLLELLRQLINYETNEQKLLQLVLFAQDELRLKLAHPRGKSFRSRIAMASTLDRLAPEEIEKMIDFRWQVASGGNAHPFELGALRMIFEHSQGIPREANILADNSLLLAYLRKVRRITQKLVEEAARERHETIGSGKEKDEKRPIR; encoded by the coding sequence ATGCCTTTGCCCTATCTCACCTACTTCGATCTCAAGGAAGAACCATTCAGCACGGTCCCCTCCCCCAGATATCTCTTTCTCACCCCGGTCCACGCCACCGCCCTGGGCAAGACCGAGTTCATCGTCGAGGCCAAGAAGGGCCTGACCGTCATCTTCGGAGAGACCGGCATGGGCAAGTCCAGCCTCGCTCGGCTCCTGCACCAGAAGTTCCTCGACCGAGGCTTTAATTCGGTGCTGTTGACCAATCCCAACTATCCCACTCCTAATGCGCTCCTGCGCACCATCATCCAGGAATTCCGGCTTCCCAGGACAGCCCGGGCCTATAAGGACAACCTGGATCTTTTCAAGGCCTACCTCTACGATCAAGCATTGGAGAAAAGGAAAACTATCGTCCTCATCCTGGACGAGGCTCAAAGTCTACGCTTTCCCCTCCTGGAGTTGCTCAGACAGTTGATCAATTACGAGACCAACGAGCAGAAGCTCCTGCAGCTGGTGCTCTTTGCCCAGGATGAGCTCAGGCTGAAGCTGGCCCACCCGCGAGGCAAGAGTTTCCGCAGCCGCATCGCCATGGCCTCCACACTGGACCGGCTGGCCCCAGAGGAGATCGAGAAGATGATCGATTTCCGCTGGCAGGTGGCCAGTGGCGGGAACGCACACCCCTTCGAATTAGGGGCTTTACGAATGATCTTTGAGCATTCGCAAGGCATCCCCAGAGAGGCCAATATCTTGGCCGACAATTCCCTCCTTCTGGCCTACCTCAGGAAGGTCAGGAGGATCACCCAGAAACTGGTTGAGGAGGCAGCCAGGGAGCGCCATGAGACCATCGGCTCTGGGAAGGAGAAAGATGAGAAACGACCCATTCGCTGA
- a CDS encoding helix-turn-helix domain-containing protein, with protein sequence MQSLKEILEKHTIVIEDPLLRKGFTIVPNLLFLFKGLSHGARLTYVLLLKYAWQEGSCFPGIDRLAAELGVERKSVMRYTRELREKGLISIRRRGLGKTNVYHITKLREEVISKLKSHA encoded by the coding sequence ATGCAAAGCCTGAAGGAGATTCTGGAGAAGCACACTATCGTCATCGAGGACCCTCTGCTGCGCAAAGGGTTCACCATCGTGCCCAACCTGCTCTTCCTTTTCAAGGGGTTGTCACATGGGGCCCGCTTGACCTACGTCCTGCTCCTGAAATATGCCTGGCAGGAGGGCAGTTGCTTCCCAGGGATCGACCGGCTGGCTGCGGAGTTGGGAGTGGAACGCAAGTCGGTGATGAGGTACACCAGAGAATTGCGGGAGAAAGGGTTGATTAGCATCAGGCGCAGGGGTCTGGGGAAGACCAACGTCTATCACATCACTAAGCTTAGGGAAGAAGTTATCTCAAAGCTGAAGTCCCATGCGTAG
- a CDS encoding helix-turn-helix domain-containing protein, whose amino-acid sequence MSEAARISGLSPSHLRYLVRRGTIWGQKIGRNWVTTEQAVREYKARGVRPGPKPRPKDR is encoded by the coding sequence TTGTCAGAGGCAGCCAGAATCTCCGGTTTGTCTCCCTCTCACCTGCGTTATCTGGTGCGACGGGGGACGATCTGGGGACAGAAGATCGGTCGGAACTGGGTGACCACTGAGCAGGCTGTCAGAGAGTACAAAGCGCGTGGTGTCCGTCCCGGCCCCAAGCCAAGACCTAAAGATAGGTGA